TACTGCATCGTCGCGATGCGCACGGCATCCGTCCGGCTTTCTACCGCCCCACCTGATAGGGCAGCGGCCGCGCAAGCAGCTGCTCGTTCGCAAACGCATTCTCAACCTCGCGGAACGCGGTCACTCTCGCGTCGGTCGAGTAAGGCGTGACGAAGCGCAGCCCGATCACGAAGATGAGCAGCAGATGCAGGCCGACGAGCGCCGACACCGCCGCCCATGCGATGCTGAACCTGAGCCACTTGAGCTGGAAAAAGATCAGCCAGACGAGAACGACATAGCCGAAGAGGATGACGATGCCCGCTATCATGGCGTCGTTGGCTCAGCTCTTTTTGGCTGCAGGTCACACTGCACAATCCCTTTTGGCGCTGGAACAAAGGCGCCGTGTCGCTTTGTCAATACATGCGCATTGACACTGCTCCGCACCCTCATTAATCTGAAGTGATGCCCACCGCCACCAAGTCCGCCCAGCTCCAGATTCGCGTATCGCCGGCCGAGAAGGCCGCGATCGAGCGCGCCGCTCGGCGCGCCGGGCTCGACATGTCCGCCTACGTTCTGGCGCGGGTGCTGCCGCCCCTCCGGAGCCGGTTTGCGGAGATGACCGAAGCCTGCCGTGAGCCGGCGACTGAACGCTTCGCCCTCGCCGAGTTGAGCGGCTGGATCGGGGAACTCAGCGGCGCGGAGCTGCGCGAGGGGGTGGCATCGCCGCCAGCGCCAGGGATGACGCCTTACCTCGCCAACTATGTCGCCGCGATGGTCGAGTATGCATGCGCTCGACGCAACGTTTCGCCGCCGCCTTGGACACGGGCGATCGCGCCGCTCACCGAGCCCGTTTTCGGCTCGACGCTCATGAGCCTCCGGTTGCATCTCCTGACCCACTCGCCGCCGCCGTTCCGCAGGCGGAATATCTTCATCGACT
The genomic region above belongs to Betaproteobacteria bacterium and contains:
- a CDS encoding DUF1778 domain-containing protein — encoded protein: MPTATKSAQLQIRVSPAEKAAIERAARRAGLDMSAYVLARVLPPLRSRFAEMTEACREPATERFALAELSGWIGELSGAELREGVASPPAPGMTPYLANYVAAMVEYACARRNVSPPPWTRAIAPLTEPVFGSTLMSLRLHLLTHSPPPFRRRNIFIDSTVGARV